A genomic region of Oncorhynchus mykiss isolate Arlee chromosome 2, USDA_OmykA_1.1, whole genome shotgun sequence contains the following coding sequences:
- the LOC110488622 gene encoding NACHT, LRR and PYD domains-containing protein 12 isoform X2 yields the protein MTSTAQQLLHSQRDVLLEWTRVHPAPLLRWLCDARVLSHAHYLSLLERSPSNAVAQALETVCASEESSRGFLQVLREVQDYYCEELQVWVERHCRERTEEMKEAKPVRVEEKKKPKSPISKLFKGKSKFTVTPEVKVEEGLKPRRSVKSSHLRVPLSAHRNTLLERTERLTSYAEGGRQAANSASHIEIRYTDLFVTEDNESFDSSQHEYFTLASRRARIYAHQACQRICPRHLLSPQGTTGRPPKRVKVKGIAGIGKSVAVQRLVYEWALGKHMREFTCVFDLRFRELNLIKAPLSLLDLLEDRFRYFKTVLPDLLASPGPLLFILDGLDEFQYQLDWNAPDRDIGVDSKVPVSELMMALIKGSLLPESSVILTSRPSTDAPKRFFQRCCVVLGFEQEQVKEYTSKFYKDPEVSEKVYNYIVDNDNLFVLSFIPLYCYIICTALAEFFSCQEDSDSRSLELNPPRTVSEVYYCYLFTAIKHHALKGKAKRNTLRSEVLSLVRQQLTNLGRLAYENLLKSKIMFDIQDLERYGLTPVDIQSTFLSQILVPLKEERVEMFSFFHLTVQEHLAALYCAINLSKQGHIIQALDFWCFGEIPPPSTSPTPLLSQDLHLDQTRVENLQMLTRFFMGLLRARLGGQLDGLVLAPLEVGLEGVDIPTRLGIWFQNQFKGRQLANQTALNLLHCLMELHMKEVTSRASPEIRSLNLFKIKMSVVDCAALHYVLQFSPHRLEELNLGYSNIGNRGLSRLAPILHRCESLYLRYNCLEREAAILESAVLKSNECQYVW from the exons ATGACCTCTACAGCCCAGCAGCTGCTGCACTCCCAGCGGGATGTGCTCCTGGAGTGGACACGTGTCCACCCTGCCCCCCTACTACGCTGGCTATGTGACGCCAGGGTACTTTCTCACGCCCACTACTTGTCCCTGCTGGAGCGTTCACCCTCCAATGCCGTTGCGCAGGCCCTGGAGACGGTGTGCGCAAGTGAGGAGAGCAGCCGCGGCTTCCTGCAGGTCCTGAGGGAG gtgcaGGACTACTACTGTGAGGAGCTGCAGGTCTGGGTGGAGAGACACTgcagggagaggacagaagagatgAAGGAGGCCAAACCGGTTAGAGTGGAGG AGAAGAAAAAGCCAAAAAGCCCCATTTCAAAACTGTTCAAAGGCAAGAGTAAATTCACTGTGACCCCTGAGGTCAAAg TTGAGGAAGGGTTGAAACCTCGGCGGAGTGTAAAATCTTCTCATCTCAGAG TTCCCCTTTCAGCTCACAGAAATACCCTTCTGGAACGTACAGAACGACTTACATCTTACGCAGAAGGGGGAAGACAGGCCGCCAACTCTGCTTCTCACATTGAGATCCGATACACTGATCTCTTTGTGACTGAGGACAACGAGTCATTTGACAGCAGCCAGCATGAGTACTTCACCCTGGCCAGTCGACGGGCACGCATCTACGCCCACCAGGCCTGCCAACGCATCTGCCCTCGCCACCTCCTGAGCCCCCAAGGCACCACAGGGCGCCCACCTAAGCGGGTAAAGGTGAAGGGCATCGCTGGCATCGGCAAGAGCGTGGCAGTGCAGAGGCTGGTCTATGAGTGGGCGCTGGGGAAGCACATGCGTGAGTTCACCTGTGTGTTTGACCTCCGCTTCCGCGAGCTGAACCTGATCAAAGCCCCGCTGAGCTTACTGGACCTGCTCGAAGACCGATTCCGCTACTTCAAGACTGTCCTGCCAGACCTTCTGGCCTCGCCAGGTCCCTTGCTCTTCATTCTGGATGGGCTGGACGAGTTTCAATACCAACTGGACTGGAATGCTCCTGACAGGGACATCGGCGTGGACTCCAAGGTGCCTGTATCAGAGCTGATGATGGCGTTGATCAAGGGGAGTCTACTCCCAGAATCCTCGGTCATCCTGACATCCAGGCCTTCCACGGATGCTCCTAAGCGGTTCTTCCAGCGTTGCTGCGTGGTCCTGGGATTCGAGCAGGAGCAGGTGAAGGAGTACACCTCCAAGTTCTACAAGGACCCCGAGGTGTCTGAGAAGGTGTACAACTACATCGTGGACAATGACAACCTCTTTGTGctctccttcatccctctctattGCTATATCATCTGCACCGCCTTGGCTGAGTTTTTCTCCTGTCAGGAAGATAGTGACTCACGGTCTCTAGAGTTAAACCCACCTAGGACAGTCAGCGAGGTTTACTACTGCTACCTGTTTACAGCCATCAAGCACCATGCGCTGAAAGGTAAGGCGAAGAGGAACACCCTCAGATCGGAGGTACTTTCTCTAGTTAGGCAACAGCTGACGAACCTGGGGAGATTAGCTTACGAAAACCTTCTAAAGAGTAAGATCATGTTCGACATACAGGACCTGGAACGTTATGGTCTCACGCCAGTAGATATACAGAGCACCTTCCTCAGTCAGATCCTGGTGCCTCtgaaagaggagagggtggagatgtTTTCCTTCTTCCACTTGACCGTCCAGGAGCATCTGGCCGCCCTGTACTGTGCGATCAACCTCTCAAAGCAGGGTCACATAATCCAGGCTCTGGACTTCTGGTGCTTTGGTGAGATCCCCCCACCTTCCACCTCCCCAACTCCCCTACTGAGCCAAGACCTCCACCTGGACCAGACTAGGGTGGAGAACCTGCAGATGTTGACTCGCTTCTTCATGGGGCTTCTCCGGGCCAGGCTGGGGGGGCAGTTGGATGGGCTGGTGCTGGCCCCTCTGGAGGTGGGCTTGGAGGGGGTGGATATCCCCACCAGGCTGGGTATCTGGTTCCAGAACCAGTTTAAGGGTAGGCAGCTAGCCAACCAGACGGCGCTGAATCTGCTCCACTGTTTGATGGAGCTGCACATGAAGGAAGTCACCAGCAGGGCGTCACCAGAGATCCGGAGTCTGAACCTGTTCAAGATTAAGATGAGCGTGGTGGACTGTGCAGCATTACACTATGTGTTGCAGTTCTCCCCACATAGGCTCGAGGAGCTCAACCTGGGATACTCCAACATCGGAAACAGAGGTCTTAGCAGGCTAGCTCCGATATTGCACCGCTGTGAATCTCTTTA TCTGCGATATAACTGTCTGGAAAGGGAGGCAGCAATCCTGGAATCTGCAGTGTTGAAATCAAACGAGTGTCAG tatgtgtggtaa
- the LOC118936742 gene encoding sialoadhesin-like has protein sequence MLLVMCLDRMLLLCTVIFGFWKDTYAVSPVPSVPNYVPALAGSCVVIPCSFTPPASHSMGKVVGVRLRYRTGHIFLLRSTAFSSDDKSTVSKEFQGRTSLQGNTDDGDCSVMIDKVHLADSNVYQLALKGHGQKDWGKERSVNIIVSESPELPVISGVRAATEGQMVSLNCSISYSCPSQAPTLQWRWERGAQENSSEYGEPHVLQTQGQGPTLRTSLTFITSYRIKPRMRCEAVYPGGRRVYTVKELHVTCKYFLYKCMIVCNAKLGPIFIVFQTADLGSDFT, from the exons ATGCTTCTAGTCATGTGTCTGGACAGAATgctcctgctgtgtactgtgatcTTTG GCTTCTGGAAGGACACCTATGCTGTGTCCCCAGTGCCCTCTGTCCCAAACTATGTCCCTGCCTTGGCAGGCTCCTGCGTGGTCATCCCCTGCTCCTTCACTCCTCCAGCCTCTCACTCCATGGGGAAGGTGGTGGGCGTGAGGCTGCGCTACAGGACTGGTCACATCTTCCTCCTGCGGAGTACAGCTTTCAGTTCGGATGACAAATCCACGGTCAGCAAGGAGTTCCAGGGCCGGACATCCCTCCAGGGAAACACGGACGATGGAGACTGCTCTGTAATGATTGACAAGGTCCACCTGGCTGACTCCAATGTCTATCAGCTGGCGCTGAAGGGCCATGGACAGAAagactgggggaaggagaggagtgtCAACATCATTGTGTCAG AGTCCCCAGAGCTCCCAGTGATCAGCGGTGTGAGGGCAGCTACAGAAGGACAGATGGTGTCACTAAACTGCAGCATCAGTTACTCCTGTCCCTCCCAGGCCCCCACCCTCCAGTGGCGGTGGGAGAGAGGAGCTCAGGAGAACAGCAGCGAGTACGGGGAGCCGCATGTACTCCAGACCCAGGGTCAGGGGCCTACACTACGGACCTCTCTCACCTTTATCACATCGTATCGCATCAAACCCAGAATGAGGTGTGAGGCAGTATATCCAGGAGGAAGAAGAGTATACACCGTAAAGGAGCTCCATGTGACATGTAAGTACTTTCTATATAAATGTATGATTGTTTGCAATGCTAAGCTAGGGCCCATATTCATAGTGTTTCagactgctgatctaggatcagattttaCTTAA
- the LOC110488622 gene encoding NLR family CARD domain-containing protein 3 isoform X1: MTSTAQQLLHSQRDVLLEWTRVHPAPLLRWLCDARVLSHAHYLSLLERSPSNAVAQALETVCASEESSRGFLQVLREVQDYYCEELQVWVERHCRERTEEMKEAKPVRVEEKKKPKSPISKLFKGKSKFTVTPEVKVEEGLKPRRSVKSSHLRVPLSAHRNTLLERTERLTSYAEGGRQAANSASHIEIRYTDLFVTEDNESFDSSQHEYFTLASRRARIYAHQACQRICPRHLLSPQGTTGRPPKRVKVKGIAGIGKSVAVQRLVYEWALGKHMREFTCVFDLRFRELNLIKAPLSLLDLLEDRFRYFKTVLPDLLASPGPLLFILDGLDEFQYQLDWNAPDRDIGVDSKVPVSELMMALIKGSLLPESSVILTSRPSTDAPKRFFQRCCVVLGFEQEQVKEYTSKFYKDPEVSEKVYNYIVDNDNLFVLSFIPLYCYIICTALAEFFSCQEDSDSRSLELNPPRTVSEVYYCYLFTAIKHHALKGKAKRNTLRSEVLSLVRQQLTNLGRLAYENLLKSKIMFDIQDLERYGLTPVDIQSTFLSQILVPLKEERVEMFSFFHLTVQEHLAALYCAINLSKQGHIIQALDFWCFGEIPPPSTSPTPLLSQDLHLDQTRVENLQMLTRFFMGLLRARLGGQLDGLVLAPLEVGLEGVDIPTRLGIWFQNQFKGRQLANQTALNLLHCLMELHMKEVTSRASPEIRSLNLFKIKMSVVDCAALHYVLQFSPHRLEELNLGYSNIGNRGLSRLAPILHRCESLYLRYNCLEREAAILESAVLKSNECQVKKLFMCGNNLGPEGVLELWKALEQNITLEELYLDITGITERGTENIVNCLSKNTSLKTLTIVGNDIGEVGKRRLRELGHRRPELQIIGNFVDDLGLLNAYLDWVEEIRDDRDQMDSVKNADALQSILKGLRVGAGGENGEGGEGENTAKALELETKILELLNAPAHLAGVR, encoded by the exons ATGACCTCTACAGCCCAGCAGCTGCTGCACTCCCAGCGGGATGTGCTCCTGGAGTGGACACGTGTCCACCCTGCCCCCCTACTACGCTGGCTATGTGACGCCAGGGTACTTTCTCACGCCCACTACTTGTCCCTGCTGGAGCGTTCACCCTCCAATGCCGTTGCGCAGGCCCTGGAGACGGTGTGCGCAAGTGAGGAGAGCAGCCGCGGCTTCCTGCAGGTCCTGAGGGAG gtgcaGGACTACTACTGTGAGGAGCTGCAGGTCTGGGTGGAGAGACACTgcagggagaggacagaagagatgAAGGAGGCCAAACCGGTTAGAGTGGAGG AGAAGAAAAAGCCAAAAAGCCCCATTTCAAAACTGTTCAAAGGCAAGAGTAAATTCACTGTGACCCCTGAGGTCAAAg TTGAGGAAGGGTTGAAACCTCGGCGGAGTGTAAAATCTTCTCATCTCAGAG TTCCCCTTTCAGCTCACAGAAATACCCTTCTGGAACGTACAGAACGACTTACATCTTACGCAGAAGGGGGAAGACAGGCCGCCAACTCTGCTTCTCACATTGAGATCCGATACACTGATCTCTTTGTGACTGAGGACAACGAGTCATTTGACAGCAGCCAGCATGAGTACTTCACCCTGGCCAGTCGACGGGCACGCATCTACGCCCACCAGGCCTGCCAACGCATCTGCCCTCGCCACCTCCTGAGCCCCCAAGGCACCACAGGGCGCCCACCTAAGCGGGTAAAGGTGAAGGGCATCGCTGGCATCGGCAAGAGCGTGGCAGTGCAGAGGCTGGTCTATGAGTGGGCGCTGGGGAAGCACATGCGTGAGTTCACCTGTGTGTTTGACCTCCGCTTCCGCGAGCTGAACCTGATCAAAGCCCCGCTGAGCTTACTGGACCTGCTCGAAGACCGATTCCGCTACTTCAAGACTGTCCTGCCAGACCTTCTGGCCTCGCCAGGTCCCTTGCTCTTCATTCTGGATGGGCTGGACGAGTTTCAATACCAACTGGACTGGAATGCTCCTGACAGGGACATCGGCGTGGACTCCAAGGTGCCTGTATCAGAGCTGATGATGGCGTTGATCAAGGGGAGTCTACTCCCAGAATCCTCGGTCATCCTGACATCCAGGCCTTCCACGGATGCTCCTAAGCGGTTCTTCCAGCGTTGCTGCGTGGTCCTGGGATTCGAGCAGGAGCAGGTGAAGGAGTACACCTCCAAGTTCTACAAGGACCCCGAGGTGTCTGAGAAGGTGTACAACTACATCGTGGACAATGACAACCTCTTTGTGctctccttcatccctctctattGCTATATCATCTGCACCGCCTTGGCTGAGTTTTTCTCCTGTCAGGAAGATAGTGACTCACGGTCTCTAGAGTTAAACCCACCTAGGACAGTCAGCGAGGTTTACTACTGCTACCTGTTTACAGCCATCAAGCACCATGCGCTGAAAGGTAAGGCGAAGAGGAACACCCTCAGATCGGAGGTACTTTCTCTAGTTAGGCAACAGCTGACGAACCTGGGGAGATTAGCTTACGAAAACCTTCTAAAGAGTAAGATCATGTTCGACATACAGGACCTGGAACGTTATGGTCTCACGCCAGTAGATATACAGAGCACCTTCCTCAGTCAGATCCTGGTGCCTCtgaaagaggagagggtggagatgtTTTCCTTCTTCCACTTGACCGTCCAGGAGCATCTGGCCGCCCTGTACTGTGCGATCAACCTCTCAAAGCAGGGTCACATAATCCAGGCTCTGGACTTCTGGTGCTTTGGTGAGATCCCCCCACCTTCCACCTCCCCAACTCCCCTACTGAGCCAAGACCTCCACCTGGACCAGACTAGGGTGGAGAACCTGCAGATGTTGACTCGCTTCTTCATGGGGCTTCTCCGGGCCAGGCTGGGGGGGCAGTTGGATGGGCTGGTGCTGGCCCCTCTGGAGGTGGGCTTGGAGGGGGTGGATATCCCCACCAGGCTGGGTATCTGGTTCCAGAACCAGTTTAAGGGTAGGCAGCTAGCCAACCAGACGGCGCTGAATCTGCTCCACTGTTTGATGGAGCTGCACATGAAGGAAGTCACCAGCAGGGCGTCACCAGAGATCCGGAGTCTGAACCTGTTCAAGATTAAGATGAGCGTGGTGGACTGTGCAGCATTACACTATGTGTTGCAGTTCTCCCCACATAGGCTCGAGGAGCTCAACCTGGGATACTCCAACATCGGAAACAGAGGTCTTAGCAGGCTAGCTCCGATATTGCACCGCTGTGAATCTCTTTA TCTGCGATATAACTGTCTGGAAAGGGAGGCAGCAATCCTGGAATCTGCAGTGTTGAAATCAAACGAGTGTCAGGTGAAGAAGCTTTT tatgtgtggtaaCAACTTGGGTCCAGAAGGGGTTCTGGAGCTGTGGAAGGCCCTGGAGCAGAACATTACACTGGAGGAACTCTACTTGGACATCACTGGCatcacagagagaggaacagagaacatTGTCAATTGCCTCAGCAAGAACACCTCTCTGAAAACGCTGAC CATCGTGGGGAATGACATTGGGGAGGTAGGGAAGAGGAGGCTGAGGGAGCTAGGGCATCGACGGCCGGAGCTCCAGATCATTGGGAACTTTGTGGACGACCTAGGACTGCTAAACGCCTACCTGGACTGGGTAGAGGAGATACGGGATGACCGGGACCAGATGGACTCAGTGAAGAACGCAGATGCCCTACAGTCCATCTTGAAGGGGCTGAGGGTGGGAGCAGGTGGGGAaaatggggagggaggggaaggagagaacaCAGCCAAAGCCCTGGAGCTGGAGACCAAGATCTTGGAGCTTTTGAACGCTCCCGCTCACCTGGCTGGAGTGAGATGA